One region of Chryseobacterium sp. SORGH_AS_0447 genomic DNA includes:
- a CDS encoding mechanosensitive ion channel family protein: protein MKDQLEETKDLIQELSEPLYIYISKISPTGLEWVFHIIVKLALLCAVFFVIDFILKIIINSIFSIFRNQEKYPIVNSVYASRITNSLAHLIALLIIGGIHESIFAGALTKTTKFIVRSVNLGIVMIFAGMLYRGLTAFRNYFVIKQDYYKIMALNAISETMKILGIFIFSVVGICVVFGIKGTTIVGSLGAITAVLVLVFRDTILGFVTGLHVATSKNLKVGDWVSIPKYNVEGNIAEINLLTTRINNFDKTFSTIPTYDLLTTEIKNLQVISEKNTRRIKKSIYFNINSFKFLTDEDIQRLKSINLISEYLEESAINLKKEKENMAHKEEIINGRQLTNIGVFRIYAQKYIERIPELDKEGPIMVRQLNITPQGLPLEIYSFTNDTEWVQFEQIQADIFDHLLVASKAFDLEIMQVKV, encoded by the coding sequence ATGAAAGACCAGTTAGAAGAAACCAAAGATTTAATACAGGAACTCAGTGAGCCTCTGTATATTTACATAAGCAAAATTTCGCCGACCGGGCTGGAATGGGTATTCCATATAATCGTGAAGCTCGCTTTGCTTTGCGCTGTTTTTTTTGTGATCGATTTTATTCTGAAGATCATTATCAACAGTATTTTCAGCATTTTCCGCAATCAGGAAAAATACCCGATCGTAAATTCGGTATATGCTTCGAGAATTACCAATTCCCTTGCTCATCTGATCGCACTTTTGATCATTGGTGGAATACATGAGTCGATCTTTGCGGGAGCGCTTACCAAAACAACAAAGTTTATTGTAAGATCCGTCAATCTGGGAATTGTGATGATCTTTGCCGGTATGCTGTACCGGGGATTAACGGCTTTCAGGAATTATTTTGTGATCAAACAGGATTACTATAAGATCATGGCGCTGAATGCCATTTCCGAGACCATGAAGATTTTGGGGATCTTTATCTTTTCAGTGGTTGGGATATGCGTGGTCTTCGGGATTAAAGGAACCACTATTGTCGGAAGTCTCGGGGCGATAACTGCGGTGCTGGTATTGGTTTTTAGAGATACGATCCTTGGGTTCGTCACAGGCCTTCACGTGGCCACTTCCAAAAACCTGAAAGTAGGGGACTGGGTAAGCATTCCCAAATATAATGTGGAAGGAAATATTGCCGAAATAAACCTGTTGACGACCAGGATCAATAATTTCGATAAAACCTTTTCCACAATTCCAACCTATGACCTTTTGACCACGGAGATCAAAAACCTCCAGGTGATTTCGGAAAAAAATACAAGAAGAATTAAAAAATCAATTTATTTCAATATCAATTCCTTTAAGTTTCTAACAGATGAAGACATCCAACGCCTGAAAAGCATCAACCTTATTTCGGAATATCTTGAAGAGAGTGCCATCAATCTAAAAAAAGAAAAAGAAAACATGGCGCATAAAGAAGAGATTATCAACGGGAGACAGCTTACCAATATCGGAGTGTTCAGGATCTATGCCCAAAAATATATCGAACGGATCCCTGAACTGGATAAGGAAGGCCCGATTATGGTGCGTCAGCTCAATATTACACCGCAGGGACTTCCGTTGGAGATTTATTCATTCACCAATGATACAGAATGGGTACAATTTGAACAGATCCAGGCAGATATTTTCGATCATTTGCTGGTCGCTTCAAAAGCTTTCGACCTTGAAATCATGCAGGTAAAAGTGTAA
- a CDS encoding pyridoxine 5'-phosphate synthase, producing the protein MTKLSVNINKIATLRNARGGETPSVAEAAVKIQEFGGQGITIHPRPDERHITRKDVYDLKPLVTTEFNIEGNPHRPFIDMVLEVKPEQVTLVPDADDAITSNAGWDTKKHLDFLTEIIAEFKNAGIRTSIFLDPNPEMVEYAAKTGTDRIELYTEAYAKNYVQNKEAAIKPYYDTAVLAADFGLGINAGHDLSLDNLKYFADQIPNLLEVSIGHALISEALYMGLENTVQAYLKRLAKW; encoded by the coding sequence ATGACAAAACTAAGTGTAAACATCAATAAAATTGCCACCTTACGAAATGCAAGAGGCGGTGAAACACCAAGCGTAGCGGAAGCTGCCGTGAAGATCCAGGAATTCGGTGGACAGGGGATTACCATTCACCCGAGACCAGACGAAAGGCATATTACCAGAAAAGATGTTTACGACCTGAAGCCGCTGGTTACGACAGAATTTAATATTGAAGGAAATCCGCACAGGCCTTTTATCGATATGGTCCTGGAGGTAAAGCCCGAGCAGGTAACGCTGGTTCCCGATGCTGATGATGCCATCACTTCCAATGCCGGCTGGGATACGAAAAAGCACCTGGATTTTCTTACTGAAATTATTGCTGAATTCAAAAATGCAGGGATCCGTACTTCTATTTTTCTTGACCCGAATCCCGAAATGGTAGAATATGCTGCCAAAACCGGGACAGACCGTATTGAACTGTATACGGAAGCCTATGCAAAAAATTATGTACAGAATAAAGAAGCGGCAATAAAGCCTTATTACGATACGGCAGTGCTTGCAGCCGATTTTGGACTGGGCATCAATGCAGGACACGATTTAAGCTTAGACAATTTAAAATACTTTGCCGACCAGATCCCGAACCTTCTTGAGGTTTCCATCGGCCATGCTTTGATCTCCGAAGCGCTGTATATGGGATTGGAGAACACCGTTCAGGCTTATCTGAAAAGGCTGGCAAAGTGGTAG
- a CDS encoding alpha/beta fold hydrolase has product MQILNSKIFGENLSSTPLLVFHGLFGMLDNWGTFGKDFGELMPTHLIDLRNHGRSFHSEDMSHDDLADDILRYMDHYGIEKAHILGHSLGGKAVMQFAIKYPEKVERLIVVDISPKAYPPHHQGIIKALETVDFNTVNSRSEVEAVLSQYIPERSTIQFLTKNLYWDENKKLNWRFNLKTLSEKYNQFVSNAIKYGVFPGPTLFIAGEKSNYILPQDQFAIKQQFPKAEFVTIKNAGHWVQAENPVDFAKVVKEFLPIP; this is encoded by the coding sequence ATGCAAATCCTAAATTCAAAAATATTCGGTGAAAACCTTTCTTCAACACCGCTATTGGTATTCCACGGCCTGTTCGGAATGCTTGATAACTGGGGAACCTTCGGAAAAGATTTCGGGGAACTGATGCCGACACATCTGATCGATCTCCGCAATCATGGAAGAAGCTTTCATTCGGAAGATATGTCTCACGATGATCTGGCAGACGATATTCTTCGGTATATGGATCATTACGGAATTGAAAAAGCGCATATTCTGGGACATTCGTTAGGTGGAAAAGCCGTAATGCAGTTTGCGATAAAATATCCTGAAAAAGTAGAGCGGTTGATTGTGGTCGATATTTCGCCGAAAGCCTACCCGCCGCATCATCAGGGAATTATAAAAGCATTGGAAACGGTGGATTTTAATACGGTAAATTCCAGAAGTGAGGTAGAAGCGGTTTTAAGCCAGTATATTCCGGAAAGATCGACCATTCAGTTTTTAACCAAAAACCTGTATTGGGACGAAAACAAAAAACTGAACTGGAGGTTTAACCTGAAAACATTGTCGGAAAAGTACAATCAGTTTGTGTCGAATGCTATAAAGTACGGGGTTTTTCCAGGGCCGACTTTATTTATCGCCGGGGAAAAATCAAACTACATTCTTCCGCAGGACCAATTTGCCATTAAGCAGCAGTTCCCTAAAGCGGAATTCGTAACCATAAAAAATGCCGGACACTGGGTACAGGCAGAAAATCCTGTTGATTTTGCAAAGGTGGTCAAAGAATTTTTACCTATCCCATAA
- a CDS encoding microviridin/marinostatin family tricyclic proteinase inhibitor, giving the protein MENKKSKKPFFASFLEKQIQDPEKIKGGSGVVTSPAEDNITSVLKDNLTAPNYDAVTMRFPSDSDAAEDLD; this is encoded by the coding sequence ATGGAAAATAAGAAATCCAAAAAGCCTTTTTTTGCTTCTTTTCTCGAAAAGCAAATCCAGGATCCTGAAAAAATTAAAGGAGGATCCGGCGTTGTTACTTCACCGGCAGAAGATAACATCACCTCAGTTCTTAAGGATAATTTAACGGCTCCTAATTATGATGCCGTAACGATGAGGTTTCCGTCCGACAGTGATGCCGCTGAGGATCTGGATTAA
- a CDS encoding microviridin/marinostatin family tricyclic proteinase inhibitor — protein sequence MKNKNPKKPFFASFLEKQIQEPHKVKGGSETSTGVLKDNVTAPTTDSLTKPGEDTVSMKYPSDSDEGGNEL from the coding sequence ATGAAAAATAAAAATCCTAAAAAGCCGTTCTTCGCTTCTTTTTTGGAGAAGCAGATCCAGGAGCCTCACAAAGTAAAAGGAGGGTCGGAAACTTCTACCGGAGTACTGAAAGACAATGTTACGGCACCAACGACAGACAGTCTTACGAAGCCGGGAGAGGATACCGTAAGCATGAAGTATCCGTCCGACAGCGATGAAGGCGGTAACGAGTTATAA
- a CDS encoding microviridin/marinostatin family tricyclic proteinase inhibitor: MKKKDKKPFFASFLEKQIEHPEGIQGGATNPKADIVTIPERDAVTSPTIDGPITLKYPSDSDDGGYDPVPPGDDPHTPAP; this comes from the coding sequence ATGAAAAAGAAAGACAAAAAACCCTTTTTTGCTTCATTTTTAGAAAAGCAGATCGAGCATCCTGAAGGAATTCAGGGCGGCGCCACCAATCCCAAAGCCGATATCGTAACCATTCCGGAAAGAGATGCCGTGACTTCTCCTACCATTGATGGTCCGATCACTTTAAAATATCCTTCTGACAGCGATGACGGCGGATACGACCCGGTACCCCCTGGAGATGATCCACATACTCCGGCACCTTAA
- a CDS encoding microviridin/marinostatin family tricyclic proteinase inhibitor → MKNKNSKKKPFFASFLEKQIQDPEKIKGGTDVSSPLQDGVITTNKITDQPTKPTLDMVQTMKYPSDGDDDVPTV, encoded by the coding sequence ATGAAAAACAAGAATTCAAAAAAGAAGCCTTTTTTCGCATCGTTTTTAGAAAAACAGATTCAGGATCCTGAAAAAATCAAAGGGGGAACAGATGTTTCTTCTCCTCTTCAGGACGGGGTAATCACTACAAACAAGATTACCGATCAGCCTACCAAGCCGACGCTGGATATGGTTCAGACCATGAAATATCCTTCGGACGGTGATGACGATGTTCCTACTGTCTAA
- a CDS encoding MvdC/MvdD family ATP grasp protein codes for MILCITHSQDFYNIDLFFDYLQTKDIPYFRLNSDRLNHLQKISLQDGFFELTDESGNTLDSRTIKAVWHRKSWGITIPEELDESYARIFLKEYASLHYNLFTLLEDVPWINPLQNENKIDGNKIHQLKLAKKNHLVIPKTIFSNDPEKITGFFYESCHGKMIAKLHGVISKSMGGENLLSTHIIDDDSLENMEDIVYCPMIFQPYIEKEYELRIVYLDGEFFTGKINNSENADWRIAQGNYFWSEYYLSEEIKANLTSMMKEMGLYIGAIDMIRSKDGNYYFLEVNPQGEWGMLQKELGFPIAERIADNLIKRMKTNE; via the coding sequence ATGATTCTCTGCATCACCCACTCTCAGGATTTTTACAATATTGATCTCTTTTTTGATTATTTACAGACCAAAGATATTCCGTATTTCAGGCTGAATTCCGACCGTTTGAACCATCTCCAGAAAATCAGTCTTCAGGACGGTTTTTTTGAATTAACGGATGAATCCGGGAACACGCTTGATTCCAGGACAATAAAAGCGGTATGGCATCGGAAATCCTGGGGAATCACCATTCCGGAAGAACTGGATGAAAGCTATGCCCGAATTTTTCTGAAAGAATATGCAAGCCTTCATTACAATCTTTTTACTTTGCTGGAAGATGTACCCTGGATCAATCCGCTCCAGAATGAGAACAAGATAGACGGCAATAAAATCCACCAGCTCAAACTGGCTAAGAAGAATCATTTAGTTATTCCGAAAACCATTTTTTCCAATGATCCTGAAAAGATAACCGGATTTTTCTACGAAAGCTGTCATGGGAAAATGATCGCCAAACTTCACGGGGTGATTTCAAAATCGATGGGTGGGGAAAACCTGCTTTCGACGCATATTATTGACGATGATTCCCTGGAAAATATGGAAGATATTGTCTACTGCCCGATGATCTTCCAGCCTTATATCGAAAAAGAATATGAGCTCAGGATCGTCTATCTCGACGGAGAATTTTTTACCGGAAAAATCAACAACAGCGAAAATGCAGACTGGAGGATTGCACAGGGAAATTATTTCTGGTCCGAATATTATCTGTCAGAAGAGATTAAAGCCAACCTCACATCGATGATGAAAGAAATGGGACTGTACATCGGAGCGATTGATATGATCAGAAGCAAGGACGGAAATTACTACTTTCTGGAAGTCAATCCGCAGGGAGAATGGGGCATGCTGCAAAAAGAGCTGGGTTTCCCGATTGCGGAAAGAATAGCCGACAACCTTATCAAAAGAATGAAAACCAATGAATAA
- a CDS encoding MvdD family ATP-grasp ribosomal peptide maturase, whose amino-acid sequence MNKILIITHTGDNFSIEKVTEYIDKNGCEVIRFDVDLYPLKNKLSTRFEDGKWITVLETPEKKYRLDDISAIWYRRAYNIGNGLKEELDGKFLGAALGEIRNTLFGFFESAEVYSLGKPSVYRRLDSKEEQLKIADKIGLKIPETCITNNPEEAKQFVLKHQNVVAKMQTGFAIYEDGVESVVFTNVINEEKLEELDTLLYCPMQFQKKIEKKKELRVTIVGRDVYAFEIDSQQSERAKIDWRKDGVNLIDKWIPTELPTDIEAKLLELLDVYHVDYGAIDMIVSPEDDYYFIEINAAGEFFWLDNLTEGNLISKSIADVLCDKAPRRNNMVLV is encoded by the coding sequence ATGAATAAAATTTTAATCATTACCCATACCGGAGATAATTTCTCCATTGAAAAAGTAACGGAATATATCGATAAGAACGGATGCGAAGTCATTCGTTTCGACGTAGACCTTTATCCGTTGAAAAATAAGCTTTCCACCCGTTTTGAAGACGGGAAGTGGATCACTGTTCTCGAAACACCGGAGAAAAAGTACCGTCTTGACGATATTTCAGCCATCTGGTACCGAAGAGCTTACAATATCGGAAACGGCCTGAAAGAAGAGCTCGACGGAAAATTCCTGGGAGCTGCGCTGGGCGAAATCCGCAACACGCTGTTCGGGTTTTTCGAATCTGCGGAGGTGTATTCATTAGGTAAACCGAGCGTATACCGTAGGCTCGACAGCAAAGAAGAACAGCTGAAAATTGCAGATAAAATCGGACTTAAGATTCCGGAAACCTGCATCACCAATAATCCCGAAGAGGCTAAACAGTTTGTGCTGAAGCACCAGAACGTAGTTGCCAAAATGCAGACCGGATTTGCGATTTATGAAGATGGGGTAGAAAGTGTGGTTTTTACCAATGTCATCAACGAGGAAAAGCTAGAGGAACTGGACACGCTGCTGTACTGCCCGATGCAGTTCCAGAAAAAAATTGAAAAGAAAAAAGAGCTTCGCGTGACTATTGTCGGACGGGATGTTTATGCTTTTGAGATCGATTCGCAGCAGTCGGAACGCGCAAAGATCGACTGGAGAAAAGACGGGGTTAACCTGATCGATAAATGGATTCCTACCGAACTTCCCACGGATATCGAAGCGAAATTACTGGAACTTCTGGATGTTTACCACGTGGATTACGGAGCGATTGACATGATCGTTTCGCCGGAAGACGATTATTATTTCATCGAAATCAATGCAGCCGGTGAATTTTTCTGGCTGGACAACCTTACGGAAGGCAACCTGATTTCCAAAAGTATTGCCGATGTACTTTGCGATAAAGCTCCGAGAAGAAACAATATGGTTTTAGTATAA
- a CDS encoding AraC family transcriptional regulator → MLLQRLQDFEKTTDYIRPDISLQNLAKKLDTNTKYLSEIINKHKQKNFNTYINELRINYITDKLKENTVYRNYQIKYLAEESGFSTHSAFAAAFKAVNGLSPAHYIQLLNHKEE, encoded by the coding sequence ATGCTCTTGCAGAGGCTGCAGGATTTTGAAAAGACTACTGATTATATACGTCCCGATATTTCCCTTCAGAACCTTGCTAAAAAGCTGGATACCAATACCAAATATTTATCGGAAATCATCAACAAGCACAAGCAGAAGAACTTCAATACGTACATCAACGAGTTGAGGATCAATTATATTACCGATAAGCTAAAAGAAAATACCGTCTACAGAAATTACCAAATAAAATACCTTGCCGAAGAAAGCGGCTTTTCGACGCACAGTGCTTTTGCAGCGGCATTTAAGGCCGTCAATGGTCTGTCTCCGGCTCATTATATCCAATTGTTAAATCATAAAGAAGAATGA
- a CDS encoding T9SS type A sorting domain-containing protein has product MKKVYPFNQPLQMNTIERNPGKKTRTSFVTFLTVLAAFLVSANQNCKAQIIAYTFSQSTSVYTPVANETVLTAATDNTATLNLNSVVSSVALPFAFSFNGTSYTSLNVSSNGFITFGSVAPSAFYTNPISGNTAYQGAVSAWGRDISSFYNINGKTGKISYGVTGNAPNREFVIQWTNFRPNASTVSTIVYSFSFQIRLKETSNIIQMAYDQGSYLAGSTTVNGTAEIGIRGASNAEFNNRLNPTTTVFTASGAGTANSSAQAFNTVGTVPGMPPADLVYTWTPPSCYIPTGISVNNLTSVSANLSWNASASSPGGYDIYYSTSSTAPTSSTVPTISNVPGTSYQINNLNPLTTYYAWVRSNCGSGNVSLWSLDPTIFTTKCSNPPAAPSVSGATIYPNHQAILTADPSSSANYSWYDAPNGGNLMFTGNPFTTPALTATTNYYVSTFTGTSGIPTGRPIYTNGGAFTGFGTTNFGLVFDALSYLVLESVTVYPLSTTSASGTLTIDVINSNGVIVNTKTVNVTGAPVSAPVAQVISLDFPIFPGTNYKLRPRGYTGIDGLLYESNSTAGYFGYPNSVQNLIDIKYSTTAAAPTNTPNTGLYYYFYDWKVGNKCESARSPVTVSVDSTLSTSEAGTKNTVKIYPNPFSDAVTIDRPELIGSLNIFDASGKLVMQNVKAEQKLTLSHLISGIYIVQMLMKDGTRQSVKLIKK; this is encoded by the coding sequence ATGAAGAAAGTCTATCCCTTTAACCAACCGTTACAAATGAATACCATTGAAAGAAATCCCGGAAAAAAAACCAGGACTTCTTTCGTTACATTTCTGACGGTCTTGGCTGCCTTTTTAGTATCGGCGAATCAAAACTGTAAGGCACAGATTATAGCCTACACCTTTTCACAATCCACATCTGTTTATACGCCAGTTGCTAACGAAACGGTATTGACTGCCGCAACAGATAATACCGCCACGTTGAACCTCAACAGTGTGGTCTCTTCCGTTGCTCTGCCTTTTGCTTTCAGCTTTAACGGAACTTCTTATACTTCTCTTAATGTTTCTTCCAACGGGTTTATCACTTTTGGTTCGGTGGCACCATCTGCCTTTTATACCAATCCGATTTCAGGGAATACCGCTTATCAGGGTGCGGTATCTGCATGGGGCAGGGATATTTCCAGTTTTTATAATATAAACGGAAAAACAGGGAAAATTTCATACGGGGTCACCGGAAACGCGCCTAACAGGGAATTTGTTATCCAGTGGACGAATTTCAGGCCTAATGCTTCAACAGTAAGCACCATTGTTTATTCATTTTCTTTCCAGATCAGATTAAAGGAAACCTCCAATATTATTCAGATGGCCTATGACCAGGGATCGTATCTGGCCGGTAGCACGACGGTAAACGGTACTGCAGAAATAGGAATTAGAGGAGCTTCTAACGCTGAATTCAACAACCGTCTGAATCCGACGACTACAGTATTTACAGCTTCAGGAGCCGGAACTGCCAACAGTTCAGCACAGGCTTTTAATACCGTGGGTACGGTACCGGGAATGCCACCGGCAGATCTTGTCTACACCTGGACGCCGCCAAGCTGCTACATCCCAACCGGTATCTCTGTAAACAATCTTACATCGGTTTCTGCAAATTTATCGTGGAACGCCTCTGCGTCATCGCCGGGAGGATACGATATTTATTACAGTACCAGTTCTACAGCGCCAACATCTTCGACGGTTCCTACCATTTCGAATGTTCCGGGGACTTCCTATCAGATAAACAATCTCAATCCGTTAACGACTTACTATGCTTGGGTGCGCTCAAACTGCGGCAGCGGAAATGTGAGTTTATGGTCACTTGATCCCACGATATTCACTACCAAATGCAGCAATCCTCCCGCTGCTCCTTCTGTCAGTGGAGCAACGATTTATCCGAACCACCAGGCCATTCTTACCGCTGATCCGTCATCATCTGCCAATTACAGCTGGTATGATGCACCGAACGGGGGCAACCTGATGTTTACGGGAAATCCTTTTACAACCCCTGCACTGACGGCCACAACCAATTATTATGTGAGCACATTCACAGGAACTTCGGGAATCCCTACAGGAAGACCGATCTACACCAACGGAGGTGCTTTTACCGGTTTTGGAACCACTAATTTCGGGTTGGTTTTCGATGCTCTGAGCTATCTGGTATTGGAGAGTGTAACCGTTTATCCTCTGAGTACGACCAGTGCTTCAGGAACTTTAACTATTGACGTGATCAATTCCAACGGTGTAATCGTAAATACAAAAACGGTAAATGTAACAGGTGCTCCGGTATCTGCACCCGTAGCGCAGGTCATCAGTCTCGATTTCCCGATTTTCCCGGGAACCAATTACAAATTACGTCCCCGAGGCTATACCGGTATCGATGGATTGTTATATGAATCGAATTCGACTGCCGGCTATTTCGGATACCCTAACAGTGTTCAGAATTTAATAGACATCAAATACTCCACTACAGCCGCTGCTCCTACAAATACCCCTAATACCGGTCTTTACTACTATTTTTATGACTGGAAAGTAGGAAATAAATGCGAGTCGGCCAGAAGCCCGGTTACGGTAAGCGTGGATTCCACTCTTTCAACATCGGAAGCAGGCACAAAAAATACGGTAAAAATTTATCCGAATCCTTTTTCCGATGCCGTAACGATCGACAGGCCTGAATTGATTGGTTCACTGAATATTTTCGATGCTTCCGGAAAATTAGTGATGCAAAATGTGAAAGCTGAGCAGAAGCTTACCCTTAGCCATCTGATATCCGGAATATATATCGTACAGATGCTGATGAAAGACGGAACGCGTCAGTCTGTAAAGCTCATTAAAAAATAA
- a CDS encoding NAD-dependent epimerase/dehydratase family protein — protein MVFVTGATGILGRIVVLELLKKGKNVRAAKRPTSNLNEVKHSYSFYTEDPDGFFSRIEWVDVDFDDIYSLQAALDGVEEVYHCAAKVSFHPNDEKEMYHTNIKGTENLLYACEGSGVKKFLHVSSIAVLDTVNDLGEMDEDSSFNPKLEHSAYALSKHLSEMEAWRASAEGLNVIIINPGMIIGSGNWGNSSGDIFPTFEKNGFTFSGGSNYVDVRDVARISVELMEKNAFGERFMVVAEGKRYTELARQIRSKLGLKEAKVLSEFQLNAGRWANTLFGWLIPKLRLITKSNIEAITTLHTISNKKIKEKLDYQFIPVSESIDFHLKNYMNDKKMKP, from the coding sequence ATGGTTTTTGTAACGGGAGCAACCGGGATTTTAGGCAGGATAGTCGTTTTGGAACTTCTGAAAAAGGGAAAAAACGTTCGTGCTGCAAAAAGGCCGACAAGCAATTTAAACGAAGTAAAGCATTCCTATTCATTTTATACGGAAGATCCAGATGGGTTTTTCAGCAGGATCGAATGGGTGGACGTGGATTTTGATGACATATATTCTTTACAGGCAGCTTTGGACGGAGTGGAAGAAGTTTATCATTGTGCGGCCAAAGTAAGCTTTCATCCCAACGATGAAAAAGAGATGTACCATACCAATATCAAAGGTACCGAAAACCTGCTGTATGCCTGCGAAGGTTCGGGGGTGAAAAAATTTCTGCATGTAAGTTCGATCGCCGTACTGGATACGGTAAATGATCTGGGGGAAATGGACGAAGATTCCAGCTTCAACCCCAAGCTTGAACATTCTGCGTATGCATTATCCAAGCATCTGTCTGAAATGGAGGCGTGGAGAGCCTCTGCGGAAGGCCTGAATGTCATCATCATCAATCCCGGCATGATTATCGGCAGCGGAAACTGGGGAAACAGCAGTGGCGATATCTTTCCGACCTTTGAAAAAAACGGGTTTACCTTTTCAGGCGGCTCAAACTATGTGGATGTACGGGATGTCGCCAGGATTTCTGTGGAACTCATGGAGAAAAATGCTTTCGGCGAACGCTTCATGGTTGTGGCTGAAGGGAAAAGATATACCGAACTGGCCCGGCAGATCAGGTCAAAATTAGGGCTGAAGGAGGCCAAAGTATTGTCCGAGTTTCAGCTTAATGCCGGAAGATGGGCCAATACCCTTTTCGGATGGCTGATCCCCAAGCTCAGGCTGATTACCAAGTCCAACATTGAAGCCATCACCACCCTTCATACGATATCCAACAAAAAAATAAAAGAAAAACTTGATTATCAGTTTATTCCCGTTTCGGAAAGCATTGATTTTCATTTGAAAAATTATATGAACGATAAAAAGATGAAGCCATGA